The Virgibacillus dokdonensis genome includes a window with the following:
- a CDS encoding MFS transporter: MKTRNFILLISGRIVTNIGDSLYAVASMWLVYELTKNNFFTGLAGFLTAAPIALQFFIGPIIDRIEHRSILIYSQMLQAVLLAVIPLAYYFDVLYAWIVLTICPLASIIQQFVYPTHFSILPKIVDKDSLTKANSFMTSTYQLLDLILMGVSGVIIAIMGAVAVYMLDAIAFLIAMTLFYYLKFPGTKNVNVEAESKFSLKEEWDTYKLDLKEGYWFIRRSFIPKFLLAAIIANFVIGGVSAILPDYAANRGGSHIYGWYLGAMSGGLLAGSLLANVFNKIPLGRVTIISFFISGLSWIFSGVTNITILSILLFGISYISIGLTNVLFLSSLQNILPSEVLGRVFSFVAGATMIASPLGSLIGGSIATFTGSFVVFMSGSLGILFVSLYWIIIPKLRNLPSPADFGEDGTLMAKQS; this comes from the coding sequence ATGAAAACTCGAAATTTTATTTTATTGATATCGGGAAGGATTGTCACCAATATAGGGGATAGTTTATATGCGGTAGCCTCAATGTGGTTGGTTTATGAACTGACAAAGAATAATTTTTTCACGGGCTTAGCGGGATTTCTGACTGCAGCACCTATTGCCCTACAATTTTTTATTGGTCCTATAATTGACCGAATAGAACACAGATCAATCTTAATTTATTCTCAAATGCTTCAGGCTGTTTTATTAGCAGTCATTCCACTCGCTTATTATTTTGATGTTCTATATGCGTGGATTGTATTAACAATTTGTCCTTTAGCCTCTATAATACAGCAATTTGTTTACCCTACTCATTTTTCAATTTTACCAAAGATTGTTGATAAAGACTCTTTAACAAAGGCGAATTCCTTTATGACCTCCACCTATCAATTATTAGATTTAATTTTAATGGGAGTTTCAGGTGTTATAATCGCAATAATGGGTGCTGTGGCTGTTTACATGTTGGATGCTATAGCATTTCTTATAGCTATGACTTTATTTTACTATCTCAAATTCCCTGGAACAAAAAATGTTAATGTGGAAGCCGAAAGTAAATTTTCTTTGAAAGAAGAATGGGATACCTACAAATTAGATTTAAAAGAGGGTTACTGGTTCATAAGGAGATCATTTATACCAAAATTTCTTTTAGCAGCAATAATAGCGAATTTCGTTATTGGTGGGGTCTCTGCAATTTTACCTGATTATGCTGCAAATCGAGGTGGTAGTCATATATACGGTTGGTATTTAGGGGCTATGTCGGGTGGTCTTTTAGCCGGTTCCCTTTTAGCCAATGTTTTTAATAAGATTCCCTTAGGAAGAGTAACAATCATTAGCTTTTTTATTTCAGGGTTGAGTTGGATTTTTTCTGGGGTAACAAATATAACTATATTATCCATTCTTTTATTTGGAATAAGCTACATTTCAATAGGTTTGACGAATGTGCTTTTCCTCTCCTCGTTGCAAAATATTTTACCAAGTGAGGTTTTAGGAAGAGTTTTTTCTTTCGTTGCTGGTGCAACAATGATTGCTTCTCCTTTAGGTTCACTAATTGGTGGTTCTATTGCCACTTTTACAGGAAGTTTTGTTGTGTTTATGTCTGGAAGTTTAGGAATATTATTTGTATCTTTATACTGGATAATAATTCCAAAATTGAGAAACTTACCGAGTCCCGCCGACTTTGGAGAGGATGGCACTCTAATGGCAAAGCAAAGTTGA
- a CDS encoding winged helix-turn-helix domain-containing protein, protein MTTDKETKIAKSLFNYQRTRILQVIKDKEKTVKEIATLLNEKPSKLYYHVNQLEELGLIKVVDEKKVNNLTQKYYLAEAAASMLGEYTFSHENANQNSEYILFQLKAFSDVAISRIESDLLDKTDEIVSSEASIVSVQLTREEWREVNEKIRDIVSRKKKHSEKDEIYNVNYIIMSYLDQ, encoded by the coding sequence ATGACTACTGATAAAGAAACGAAAATTGCAAAATCATTGTTCAATTATCAAAGAACTCGAATCTTACAAGTAATCAAAGATAAAGAAAAGACCGTAAAAGAAATAGCTACATTATTAAATGAAAAGCCATCAAAACTTTATTATCATGTAAACCAGTTAGAAGAACTGGGGCTTATAAAAGTTGTCGACGAAAAGAAAGTGAATAATTTAACTCAAAAATATTATTTAGCTGAGGCGGCTGCAAGCATGTTAGGTGAGTATACCTTTTCACATGAAAACGCCAATCAAAACTCGGAATACATACTGTTTCAATTAAAAGCCTTTTCTGATGTGGCAATTTCTCGAATCGAATCTGATCTTTTAGATAAAACTGATGAAATAGTTTCTTCTGAAGCGAGCATAGTTAGTGTTCAATTAACGAGAGAGGAATGGAGAGAGGTAAATGAAAAAATTAGGGATATTGTATCAAGAAAGAAAAAACATTCTGAAAAAGATGAAATATACAATGTAAACTATATAATTATGAGTTATCTTGATCAGTAA